A genomic segment from Alkalilimnicola ehrlichii MLHE-1 encodes:
- a CDS encoding DsbE family thiol:disulfide interchange protein codes for MLRAGLPLLVLLSLAALLWVGLGLNPRAIPSPLIDREAPAFHLPDLQDPTRTVSRDDLLGRVTVVNVWASWCTSCRQEHPVLQQLADRGVHLIGLNYKDDPAAARELLAEAGNPYARTARDGDGRAGIDWGVYATPETFVVDREGVVRHKHTGPLTAEIAREQILPLIRELEATP; via the coding sequence ATGCTGAGGGCCGGGCTGCCACTGCTGGTGCTACTCTCACTGGCCGCCCTGCTCTGGGTCGGCCTGGGGCTGAACCCGCGGGCCATTCCCTCGCCGCTCATCGACCGCGAGGCGCCCGCGTTCCACCTGCCCGATCTACAGGACCCCACCCGCACCGTGAGCCGGGACGACCTGCTGGGCCGGGTGACGGTGGTGAATGTCTGGGCCAGTTGGTGCACCAGTTGCCGCCAGGAGCACCCGGTGCTGCAGCAACTGGCGGACCGGGGTGTGCACCTGATCGGCCTGAACTACAAAGACGACCCGGCGGCAGCCCGGGAGCTGCTGGCGGAGGCCGGCAACCCCTACGCCCGCACCGCCCGGGACGGCGACGGCCGGGCCGGGATCGACTGGGGGGTTTACGCCACGCCGGAGACCTTTGTGGTGGACCGGGAGGGCGTGGTCCGCCACAAGCACACCGGTCCGCTGACCGCCGAGATCGCACGGGAACAGATCCTGCCCCTGATCCGCGAACTGGAGGCCACCCCATGA
- a CDS encoding cytochrome c-type biogenesis protein: MKRAPMLDTRAAHLAALGLILLALLAPPAAAIPVGTPLTFDNETQAQRYQTLIRELRCTVCQNQSLLDSNAALARDLRRQIYEMVRDGHSRRRIEQFMVDRYGDYVLYRPPLRAATWLLWGGPFLLLALGAGLYLAVLRRHSRGGGHTAPLTAEERARLQAIDRRLT; encoded by the coding sequence ATGAAGCGAGCGCCAATGCTCGACACCCGCGCCGCCCACCTGGCCGCCCTGGGGCTGATCCTGCTGGCGCTGCTGGCGCCGCCGGCGGCCGCCATCCCGGTGGGCACCCCGCTGACCTTCGACAACGAGACCCAGGCGCAGCGCTACCAGACGCTGATCCGCGAGCTGCGCTGCACCGTCTGCCAGAACCAATCGCTGCTCGACTCCAACGCCGCCCTGGCCCGCGATCTCCGTCGCCAGATTTACGAAATGGTGCGCGACGGCCACAGCCGACGGCGGATCGAGCAGTTCATGGTCGACCGGTACGGCGACTACGTCCTTTACCGCCCCCCGCTGCGGGCGGCCACCTGGCTGCTCTGGGGCGGCCCCTTTCTACTGCTGGCCCTGGGCGCCGGTCTCTATCTGGCCGTCCTGCGCCGGCATAGCCGGGGGGGCGGCCACACCGCGCCGCTGACCGCAGAGGAACGGGCACGGCTCCAGGCAATCGACAGGAGGTTGACATGA
- the ccmI gene encoding c-type cytochrome biogenesis protein CcmI — protein sequence MMAFPLTTMVLCLIAIALLLIPLLRGDCALCRDGQCQTGPDTTDPDDPADANLRIYRQQVTELAAERDAGRIDPTRYREIQAELARDLLSQPSAPAEPAAPVGGGRRWAVAGLLAVLVPTVGLATYVHTGAGNEGLQASAARAHPDQSPAEVVQASLATLQAHLERHPEDSDNWVLLGRTLTALGKTEQALESYRAALRHGQDNHPELLARYADLLAGSRDGRLRGDPERLVRRALDIDPDHRLALWLAGSAALERGDAAVARRHWERLLALLPAESDDAGKIREKLRALDGPRG from the coding sequence ATGATGGCCTTCCCCCTCACCACCATGGTGCTCTGCCTGATCGCCATTGCCCTGCTGCTCATCCCGCTGCTGCGCGGGGACTGCGCACTCTGCCGCGATGGGCAGTGCCAAACCGGCCCGGATACGACCGACCCGGACGACCCGGCCGACGCCAATCTCCGCATCTACCGCCAGCAGGTGACGGAACTTGCCGCCGAGCGCGACGCCGGCCGCATCGACCCGACCCGCTACCGCGAGATCCAGGCGGAGCTGGCCCGGGACCTGCTGAGCCAACCGTCCGCCCCCGCTGAACCCGCCGCCCCGGTGGGTGGTGGCCGGCGCTGGGCGGTGGCCGGTCTGTTGGCGGTACTGGTGCCCACCGTCGGCCTGGCCACTTACGTGCACACCGGTGCCGGCAACGAGGGCCTGCAGGCCTCGGCGGCGCGCGCCCACCCGGACCAATCCCCGGCGGAGGTGGTCCAGGCGTCGCTGGCCACCCTTCAGGCCCACCTGGAACGCCACCCGGAGGACAGCGACAACTGGGTGCTGCTGGGCCGCACCCTCACCGCGCTGGGGAAGACCGAACAGGCCCTGGAAAGCTACCGCGCGGCCCTGCGCCACGGCCAGGACAACCACCCGGAGCTGTTGGCCCGCTACGCCGACCTGCTCGCCGGCAGCCGGGACGGCCGGCTGCGGGGCGACCCGGAGCGCCTGGTGCGCCGGGCGTTGGACATCGACCCCGACCACCGCCTGGCCCTCTGGCTCGCCGGCAGTGCCGCGCTGGAACGGGGTGATGCCGCGGTGGCCCGCCGCCATTGGGAACGGCTACTGGCGCTGCTGCCGGCGGAGAGTGACGATGCCGGGAAGATCCGGGAGAAGCTCCGGGCCCTCGACGGGCCACGGGGCTGA
- a CDS encoding YdcF family protein: MPGRSLIRGLWGAMLLVLLPLAVLVALAADIWLFGQREDDTAADAAVILGAAAWNGRPSPVLRERIHHALSLYEAGQVDLLIFTGGQAPGEPLAESVAAARYALARGLAAEDAYCEVASADTWNNLRGAAAVVAEHDLGRVLVVSDPLHLRRAVAMARDLGLDAHPAPTPTSRFRGLEAKRNFLWAEVRLYGGYLLQRPFMDRSANPHAMGDCLSGE; the protein is encoded by the coding sequence GTGCCGGGGCGTAGCCTGATACGCGGGCTCTGGGGTGCAATGCTCCTGGTGCTGCTGCCGTTAGCCGTGCTGGTGGCGCTGGCGGCGGACATCTGGCTGTTCGGCCAGCGCGAGGACGACACCGCCGCCGACGCCGCCGTCATTCTCGGGGCAGCGGCCTGGAACGGCCGCCCTTCGCCGGTGCTGCGCGAACGGATTCACCACGCCCTCAGCCTGTATGAGGCGGGCCAGGTGGACCTGCTGATCTTCACCGGTGGCCAGGCCCCGGGCGAGCCGCTGGCCGAGTCGGTGGCCGCGGCCCGGTACGCGCTGGCCCGGGGCCTGGCGGCGGAGGATGCCTATTGCGAGGTGGCCTCGGCCGATACCTGGAACAATCTGCGCGGGGCGGCCGCCGTGGTTGCCGAACACGACCTCGGGCGGGTGCTGGTGGTGAGCGACCCGCTGCACCTGCGCCGGGCGGTGGCCATGGCGCGCGATCTGGGCCTGGACGCCCACCCGGCGCCCACGCCCACCAGCCGCTTTCGGGGGCTGGAGGCCAAACGTAACTTTCTCTGGGCGGAGGTCCGGCTCTACGGCGGTTATCTGCTGCAGCGCCCCTTCATGGACCGTTCCGCCAATCCCCACGCGATGGGTGATTGTCTGTCCGGGGAGTGA
- the dacB gene encoding D-alanyl-D-alanine carboxypeptidase/D-alanyl-D-alanine endopeptidase: MVRQRVLCGLWLCGLWLLLVPGSGVAAGLPDALAQAVDRLGVDREQVSIWVQRVGEPEPLLAHQVDTARNPASVLKLVTSFAALEGLGPDYRWRTELYALGPVRDGVLEGDLLIRGGGDPFLVTEEFWKLTGALRRQGVREITGDLVYDLSYFNLYPEDPGAFDGRPHRAYNQPPHPLLVNFNAISFEIKPTTGGAPRVVADPPLPGLTLDNRLGLRQSGCGGFQRGIAFQVVEQPGGSLPGVLLEGRYPSHCDEWRLVRTVLPVEDYVHQLFTLLWGQWGGIFAGGWREGRGPAPGAEPVVVHESPPLGQLLRLVNKYSNNVMTRHLKLTLGAEHYGAPATSEKGRRSVLDVLHAHGIDTAGIVFDNGAGLSRDTRITARQVAQLLTVARERPWMAEFVSSLAIAGTDGTMGRRFQDGPERGRMHLKTGHLNDVAAIAGYLHPPGAEPLVAVVLVNHPDAHRGAGRGIQEAVLRWAFAQ, translated from the coding sequence ATGGTGAGACAACGCGTCCTGTGCGGGCTTTGGCTGTGCGGCCTCTGGCTGTTGCTGGTGCCGGGGAGTGGCGTGGCGGCGGGGCTGCCCGACGCGCTGGCCCAGGCGGTCGACCGCCTGGGCGTGGACCGGGAACAGGTGAGTATCTGGGTGCAGCGTGTGGGCGAGCCGGAGCCCTTGCTGGCCCACCAGGTCGATACCGCGCGCAATCCGGCCTCCGTGCTCAAGCTGGTGACCAGCTTTGCGGCCCTGGAGGGCCTGGGGCCGGATTACCGCTGGCGGACCGAGCTGTACGCCCTGGGTCCTGTCCGGGACGGGGTCCTGGAGGGGGATCTGCTGATCCGCGGCGGGGGCGACCCCTTCCTGGTGACCGAGGAGTTCTGGAAGCTCACCGGGGCCCTGCGGCGCCAGGGGGTGCGGGAGATCACCGGCGATCTGGTCTATGACCTGAGCTATTTCAACCTCTATCCCGAGGACCCGGGGGCCTTTGACGGGCGGCCACACCGGGCCTACAACCAACCGCCGCACCCGCTGCTGGTGAACTTCAACGCCATCAGTTTCGAGATTAAGCCTACCACCGGCGGCGCCCCGCGCGTGGTGGCCGACCCCCCGCTGCCGGGGCTGACCCTGGACAACCGACTGGGCCTGCGCCAGAGCGGCTGCGGCGGGTTCCAGCGCGGGATCGCCTTCCAGGTGGTCGAGCAGCCCGGCGGCAGCCTGCCCGGGGTGCTGCTGGAGGGGCGGTACCCCAGCCATTGTGATGAGTGGCGCCTGGTCCGCACCGTGCTGCCGGTGGAGGACTATGTCCACCAGTTGTTTACCCTGCTTTGGGGGCAATGGGGCGGGATCTTTGCCGGGGGCTGGCGCGAGGGCCGGGGGCCCGCCCCCGGCGCCGAGCCGGTGGTGGTGCACGAGTCGCCGCCGTTGGGGCAGTTGCTGCGGCTGGTGAACAAGTACAGCAACAATGTGATGACCCGGCATCTGAAACTGACCCTGGGGGCGGAGCATTACGGTGCGCCGGCGACCTCGGAAAAGGGCCGCCGGTCGGTACTGGACGTGCTGCACGCCCACGGCATCGATACCGCGGGCATAGTCTTTGACAATGGCGCGGGCCTGTCCCGTGACACCCGCATCACGGCGCGCCAGGTGGCGCAGTTGCTGACGGTGGCGCGGGAGCGGCCGTGGATGGCGGAGTTCGTCTCCTCGCTGGCCATCGCCGGCACCGACGGCACCATGGGGCGCCGTTTCCAGGACGGTCCGGAGCGCGGGCGGATGCACTTGAAGACCGGCCACCTGAACGACGTGGCGGCCATTGCCGGTTACCTCCACCCGCCGGGGGCGGAGCCGTTGGTGGCCGTGGTACTGGTTAACCACCCGGATGCCCACCGCGGTGCGGGACGCGGGATTCAGGAGGCGGTGCTCCGTTGGGCCTTTGCTCAGTGA
- a CDS encoding ATP-dependent helicase, giving the protein MLDQDQARVVAHEDGPAAVLAGAGSGKTRCTTERAARRLTERGLPGSAMVLLTFTNKAAGEMRERLAARLPKGVDLPWIGTFHSFGSRLLREHGQRIGVPGNATLMDAEDSRRMLDALLAGPFPDRTRRQRAMEAQDALAAAGLDPTEPDHLAPMRDALEAMGFGPGATARLVQRLRRYDAEKRRAAIMDFADLILLPSRLLRQAPDLRARLREQLRDITVDEAQDTDGAQFHLLSLLIPENRTVVLVGDDDQAIYEWRHARPANLRRFIEEQQARVYRLERNYRSTPPIVDGAVSLVRHNRQRLEKRPWAVRGPEQAAPVTLVRHTRAEEMAEAVVQDIRSRLRAGLSADEVAVLYRKNRLARPLEGALLRHGIPYRVKAGMDLLGHADVRMMLAAGRLAANRRDVRALSRLADLIPGLGARGVSRLISSAGDPLTAAGQLPPQAAQAVERLRQALDNLFRLGPQALSQWCLQTPVFAEWLNHRARAALKRDGSRAAPEALDRALKPARARLGAVQRAINRRLAALDRESAPAQRWTNALEIAASASDDSSGEDACVTLCSVHGAKGLEWPEVHVFGFTEGLMPLARDGRVDNLEEERRLAYVAITRGQDRVVLHHADRIDRGDGQGVGAAALSPFLEELQTGPEVAVIDNRAAVREASEVLGGEPPTSPEDWLAAMRRQVR; this is encoded by the coding sequence ATGCTGGATCAGGATCAGGCCCGGGTGGTGGCCCACGAGGACGGACCGGCGGCGGTACTGGCCGGTGCCGGCTCCGGCAAGACCCGCTGCACCACTGAGCGTGCGGCCCGCCGGCTCACCGAGCGCGGCCTGCCCGGGTCGGCCATGGTGCTGCTGACCTTCACCAATAAGGCCGCCGGCGAGATGCGTGAGCGGCTGGCCGCACGCCTACCCAAAGGGGTGGACCTGCCCTGGATCGGGACGTTCCACAGCTTTGGCAGCCGGTTGCTCCGTGAGCACGGCCAGCGCATCGGGGTGCCTGGAAACGCCACCCTGATGGACGCCGAGGACAGCCGGCGGATGCTCGACGCCCTGCTGGCCGGCCCCTTCCCCGACCGCACCCGTCGCCAACGCGCGATGGAGGCCCAAGACGCCCTGGCCGCCGCCGGCCTGGACCCCACCGAACCTGACCACCTGGCGCCCATGCGCGATGCCCTGGAGGCCATGGGCTTCGGCCCGGGCGCCACCGCCCGACTGGTACAGCGCCTGCGCCGTTACGATGCCGAGAAGCGCCGGGCGGCGATCATGGATTTCGCGGACCTGATCCTGCTGCCGTCCCGGCTGCTGCGCCAGGCCCCGGACCTGCGCGCTCGGCTGCGCGAGCAGCTGCGCGACATCACCGTGGACGAGGCCCAGGACACCGACGGCGCCCAGTTCCACCTGCTCTCCCTGTTGATCCCCGAGAACCGCACCGTGGTGCTGGTGGGCGACGACGATCAGGCCATCTACGAGTGGCGCCATGCCCGTCCGGCGAACCTGCGCCGCTTCATCGAGGAACAGCAGGCCCGGGTCTACCGGCTGGAGCGCAACTACCGCTCCACTCCGCCCATCGTCGACGGCGCGGTAAGCCTGGTCCGCCACAATCGCCAGCGTCTCGAGAAACGCCCCTGGGCCGTCAGGGGCCCGGAGCAAGCCGCGCCGGTCACCCTGGTCCGCCACACCCGGGCCGAAGAGATGGCCGAGGCGGTGGTGCAGGATATCCGCTCCCGTCTGCGCGCCGGGCTCAGTGCCGACGAGGTGGCCGTGCTCTACCGCAAGAACCGGCTGGCACGGCCGCTGGAGGGGGCACTGCTGCGCCACGGCATTCCCTACCGGGTCAAGGCCGGCATGGACCTGCTGGGGCACGCCGACGTGCGCATGATGCTCGCCGCCGGTCGGCTGGCCGCCAACCGCCGGGATGTCCGCGCCCTGTCCCGGCTGGCGGACCTGATCCCGGGGCTGGGGGCACGGGGGGTCAGCCGGCTGATCAGCAGCGCCGGCGACCCGCTCACCGCCGCCGGGCAACTGCCACCCCAGGCGGCCCAGGCCGTGGAGCGACTGCGCCAGGCCCTGGACAATCTCTTCCGGCTCGGCCCGCAGGCCCTGAGCCAGTGGTGCCTGCAGACCCCTGTGTTCGCCGAGTGGTTGAACCACCGCGCCCGGGCGGCGCTCAAACGGGACGGTTCCCGCGCCGCCCCGGAGGCCCTGGATCGCGCCCTGAAGCCGGCCCGCGCCCGGCTGGGCGCCGTGCAGCGGGCCATCAACCGCCGCCTCGCCGCCCTGGACCGGGAGTCGGCGCCGGCGCAGCGCTGGACGAACGCCCTCGAGATCGCCGCCAGCGCCAGCGATGACAGCAGCGGCGAGGATGCCTGCGTCACCCTCTGTTCGGTACACGGGGCCAAGGGGCTGGAGTGGCCGGAGGTGCACGTTTTTGGCTTTACCGAGGGCCTGATGCCGCTGGCCCGCGACGGCCGGGTGGACAACCTGGAGGAGGAGCGGCGGCTGGCCTACGTAGCCATCACCCGTGGCCAGGACCGCGTGGTCCTGCACCATGCCGACCGCATCGACCGCGGCGACGGCCAGGGCGTCGGCGCCGCGGCACTCTCGCCCTTCCTGGAGGAGCTGCAGACCGGCCCGGAGGTGGCGGTGATCGACAACCGCGCCGCCGTCCGCGAGGCCAGTGAAGTGCTGGGTGGCGAGCCGCCGACCAGTCCCGAGGACTGGCTGGCCGCCATGCGGCGGCAGGTGCGCTAA
- a CDS encoding AI-2E family transporter, which translates to MNTENEALPPLAAPDQTLSTWHWLLGGAALVVLLAGLKAAAGVVTPLLLAAFLAIICAPPLTWMRRRGVPGSVAVLALFVAVGLAFFLLFLALQGAVESMAHQAPHYQARLFGLFDETMAWLAGRGVPAELLPDRPPLPALADLTGLARAVAGGVGQFTATTFLVLLAFMFLLLEETHLPGKLRAAFPRSRRGGVRARRFLRSVYRYLFIKSATSLATGLLVGVGLALIGVDFPVLWGILAGLLNFIPTVGSILAAIPAVLIAFLGLGVMEGLLALALYVAVNVVIGSVLEPRFMGHTLGLSPLVVLVSLMAWGWVLGPVGMLLSIPLTMIAKLALEAQPGTRWLAIMMSDRARGH; encoded by the coding sequence ATGAACACTGAGAACGAGGCGCTCCCGCCGTTGGCGGCGCCGGATCAGACGCTGTCCACCTGGCACTGGCTGCTGGGGGGCGCAGCGCTGGTGGTTTTGCTGGCCGGGCTGAAGGCCGCCGCCGGGGTGGTGACCCCGTTGTTGCTGGCGGCCTTCCTGGCCATCATCTGCGCGCCGCCGCTGACCTGGATGCGGCGGCGCGGGGTCCCGGGGTCGGTGGCCGTGTTGGCGCTGTTTGTTGCCGTCGGGCTGGCCTTCTTCCTGCTCTTTCTGGCCCTTCAGGGGGCGGTGGAGAGCATGGCGCACCAGGCGCCGCACTACCAGGCGCGCCTGTTCGGCCTGTTCGATGAGACCATGGCCTGGTTGGCGGGGCGCGGGGTCCCGGCCGAATTGTTGCCGGATCGGCCGCCGCTGCCGGCGCTGGCCGACCTGACCGGGCTGGCGCGGGCGGTGGCGGGGGGCGTGGGCCAGTTCACCGCGACCACCTTCCTGGTGCTGTTGGCCTTCATGTTCCTCCTGCTTGAGGAGACCCACCTGCCCGGGAAGCTGCGGGCGGCCTTCCCCCGCTCCCGCCGAGGCGGGGTGCGGGCGCGCCGGTTCCTGCGCTCGGTCTATCGCTATCTCTTCATCAAGAGTGCGACCAGCCTGGCCACCGGCCTACTGGTCGGGGTGGGGTTGGCGCTGATCGGGGTGGATTTCCCGGTGCTCTGGGGGATCCTTGCCGGCCTGCTCAACTTCATCCCGACGGTCGGATCGATTCTCGCCGCCATCCCGGCAGTCCTGATCGCGTTCCTGGGTCTGGGGGTGATGGAGGGGCTGCTGGCCCTGGCCCTCTACGTGGCCGTCAATGTGGTCATCGGTAGCGTGCTGGAGCCGCGCTTCATGGGCCATACCCTGGGCTTGTCGCCGCTGGTGGTGCTGGTCTCACTGATGGCCTGGGGCTGGGTGTTGGGGCCGGTGGGGATGCTGCTGTCCATTCCCCTGACCATGATCGCCAAGCTGGCGCTGGAGGCGCAGCCCGGGACCCGCTGGCTGGCGATCATGATGAGCGACCGGGCCCGCGGCCACTGA
- a CDS encoding sensor histidine kinase, which produces MRWRLPALSVRYKLLFLVLFPVLLLMPATLFLVGYWVQKISDDQLTMKVSTDLSVANDAFQRLADDQLDRLARLGESHGFRLALESGDTGALEEAMSDWKARFGFTFLNLRGPDGRALHPQALPAPAERSVHPILRAALRDSPVSEIEIYGPERLRAHSEALAERLRLPILETARAEPTDREVENRAMFLRAAYPVRGPDGAVLALLDGGLLLNGNFDFVDAIRDVAYPEGSLPDGRPGTVTLFLDDVRISTNVPIAPGERALGTRISREVGDRVLREGEVWIGRAFVVNDWYMSSYQPVVDVHGERVGMLYAGFLEAPFRSEITHGLQALGMLFLVLIVLGTGIAISGAQSIFSPIERITRVVRATGAGQALRVGPIRSRDELGVLAREFDGMLDLLQARNQQIQEAADRLEEKVQERTAELSARNEELERTIRLLRRTRQQLVVAEKLAALGELTAGVAHEINNPTAVILGNMDVLIQELGEGVQPVRREVDLIIEQVYRIRDIVDNLLQYSRPGDYVGIVSETDVNTVVQQSVDLIGHLSRRREVAVETWLGACRTVRISPRELQQVLVNLLLNALHAVADRSGRVRVATTDWDDRGVVISVSDNGVGIPEQALDHIFNPFYSTRVEGEGTGLGLSISYGLIRRYGGQITVESQEGEGSRFRVWLLSEPRMADEGELLEQLDATRDEH; this is translated from the coding sequence ATGCGCTGGCGACTGCCCGCCCTGTCGGTCCGGTACAAGCTGTTGTTCCTGGTGTTGTTCCCGGTTCTGTTGCTGATGCCCGCCACACTCTTCCTGGTGGGCTACTGGGTACAGAAGATCAGCGACGATCAGTTGACCATGAAGGTCAGCACCGACCTGAGTGTGGCCAATGACGCCTTCCAGCGACTGGCCGACGATCAGCTGGACCGGCTCGCGCGGCTCGGTGAATCGCATGGGTTCCGCCTGGCGCTTGAGTCCGGTGATACCGGGGCGCTGGAAGAGGCGATGAGCGACTGGAAGGCGCGTTTCGGGTTCACCTTCCTCAATCTGCGCGGCCCGGATGGGCGCGCACTCCACCCGCAGGCCCTGCCCGCTCCCGCGGAGCGTTCCGTCCATCCGATCCTGCGGGCGGCGCTACGCGATTCGCCGGTCAGCGAGATCGAGATTTACGGCCCGGAGCGGCTGCGCGCCCACTCGGAAGCCCTGGCCGAGCGGCTGCGGTTGCCGATCCTGGAGACCGCGCGAGCCGAGCCCACCGATCGCGAGGTCGAGAACCGGGCCATGTTCCTGCGTGCGGCCTATCCGGTGCGCGGTCCGGACGGTGCGGTCCTGGCGCTGCTCGACGGTGGGCTGTTACTGAACGGCAACTTCGATTTCGTGGACGCGATCCGGGATGTGGCCTATCCCGAAGGCAGCCTGCCCGATGGCCGCCCGGGCACGGTGACCCTGTTCCTGGACGATGTCCGGATCAGCACCAACGTGCCCATCGCGCCCGGTGAGCGGGCGCTGGGTACGCGCATCTCGCGGGAGGTGGGGGACAGGGTCCTGCGCGAGGGGGAGGTGTGGATCGGCCGCGCCTTCGTGGTCAATGACTGGTACATGTCCAGCTACCAGCCGGTGGTGGATGTCCACGGCGAACGGGTGGGGATGCTCTACGCCGGCTTCCTCGAGGCGCCCTTTCGCAGCGAGATCACCCACGGCCTGCAGGCGCTGGGTATGCTGTTCCTGGTCCTGATCGTGCTCGGGACCGGTATCGCCATCAGCGGCGCGCAGTCGATCTTCAGCCCCATTGAGCGGATCACCCGCGTGGTCCGGGCCACGGGGGCGGGACAGGCCCTGCGCGTGGGGCCGATCCGCAGCCGGGACGAACTGGGGGTGTTGGCCCGGGAGTTCGATGGCATGCTGGACCTGCTGCAGGCCCGTAACCAGCAGATCCAAGAGGCGGCGGATCGGCTGGAGGAGAAGGTGCAGGAGCGCACCGCCGAACTCAGCGCCCGTAACGAGGAACTGGAGCGCACCATCCGGCTGCTGCGCCGGACCCGCCAGCAGTTGGTGGTGGCGGAAAAGCTGGCCGCCCTGGGCGAATTGACCGCGGGTGTTGCGCACGAGATCAACAATCCGACGGCGGTGATCCTGGGCAATATGGATGTGCTTATCCAGGAACTCGGGGAGGGTGTCCAGCCGGTGCGGCGCGAAGTGGACCTGATCATCGAGCAGGTTTACCGGATTCGCGATATCGTGGACAACCTGCTGCAGTACTCCCGGCCGGGGGACTATGTGGGGATTGTCAGCGAGACCGATGTCAATACCGTGGTGCAGCAGTCGGTGGATCTGATCGGGCATCTGTCCCGCCGGCGCGAGGTGGCGGTGGAGACCTGGCTGGGCGCCTGCCGCACGGTACGCATCAGCCCCCGCGAACTGCAGCAGGTGCTGGTCAACCTGCTGCTCAACGCCCTGCACGCGGTTGCGGACCGCAGCGGCCGGGTGCGGGTGGCGACAACCGACTGGGATGACCGTGGTGTGGTGATCAGCGTGAGCGACAACGGGGTGGGCATCCCTGAGCAGGCCCTGGATCATATCTTCAATCCCTTCTACAGCACGCGGGTGGAGGGGGAGGGCACCGGACTGGGGCTGTCCATCAGCTACGGGCTGATCCGCCGCTACGGCGGGCAGATCACCGTGGAGTCGCAGGAGGGGGAGGGCAGCCGCTTTCGGGTTTGGCTGTTGAGCGAGCCGCGGATGGCGGATGAAGGGGAGCTGTTGGAGCAATTGGATGCCACCCGGGATGAACACTGA
- a CDS encoding sigma-54-dependent transcriptional regulator encodes MSEQGTNLGIADYQERPDLSGPRRIPASASVLVIDDEPGVRNFLERALVRHFRHVRVAANVKEAEAAREEGHYDLIISDIRLPGVSGVDWVEAVRAQGDPTDVIFITAYADLETAIAALRAGASDFILKPFRMDQLYTAIDRCFERRSMQRENFLLHRQLAATRPEMGLVGESQVMQQVCKLLRRLAVAPSTVLIRGESGTGKELAARALHRWSDREGPFVPVNCGAIAPELMESELFGHGKGAFTGAQEAREGLFSHARGGTLFLDEISEMPLAMQAKLLRVLEDHRVRPVGSDREVPVDVRVVAASNRELAEDVQEGRFRKDLYYRLDVVSVELPPLRERPEDIQPLAEHLVQTLATELGVPPIALGRDDLRALHRYPWPGNVRELRNVIERALLLGCPAADCISGAAIPVPDSAERGPELPDAPAGNAWTPLDEVERVHILRVLDACDGNKSEAARRLGVARKTLDRKLARWQEEGRL; translated from the coding sequence ATGTCTGAACAGGGAACCAACCTCGGCATAGCCGATTACCAGGAGCGTCCCGATCTGAGTGGACCGCGGCGGATTCCGGCCAGTGCCTCTGTGCTGGTTATCGACGATGAGCCCGGGGTGCGCAACTTCCTGGAACGGGCGCTGGTGCGTCATTTTCGCCACGTCCGGGTGGCGGCCAATGTCAAGGAGGCGGAGGCGGCGCGGGAGGAGGGTCATTACGACCTGATCATCTCCGACATCCGGTTGCCCGGAGTGAGTGGGGTCGATTGGGTGGAGGCCGTCCGGGCCCAAGGGGACCCCACCGACGTCATCTTCATTACCGCCTATGCCGATCTGGAGACCGCCATTGCCGCGCTGCGGGCCGGTGCCAGTGACTTCATCCTCAAGCCCTTCCGGATGGATCAGCTCTATACCGCCATCGACCGCTGCTTCGAGCGGCGCAGCATGCAGCGGGAGAATTTCCTACTGCACCGGCAGTTGGCGGCCACCCGCCCGGAGATGGGGCTGGTGGGCGAGAGCCAGGTCATGCAGCAGGTCTGCAAGCTGCTCCGCCGCCTGGCCGTGGCACCGAGTACGGTGTTGATCCGCGGCGAGTCCGGCACCGGCAAGGAGTTGGCGGCCCGTGCGCTGCACCGCTGGAGCGACCGCGAGGGCCCTTTCGTGCCGGTGAACTGTGGCGCCATCGCTCCGGAGCTTATGGAGAGCGAGCTCTTCGGCCATGGCAAAGGCGCGTTCACGGGGGCCCAGGAGGCCCGGGAGGGGCTCTTCTCCCACGCCCGGGGCGGCACCCTGTTCCTCGACGAGATCAGCGAGATGCCGTTGGCCATGCAGGCCAAACTGCTGCGCGTGCTGGAGGATCACCGGGTGCGACCGGTGGGCAGTGACCGGGAGGTGCCGGTGGATGTCCGGGTGGTGGCCGCCAGTAACCGGGAGCTCGCCGAGGATGTCCAGGAAGGGCGGTTTCGCAAGGACCTCTACTACCGGCTGGACGTGGTCAGCGTCGAATTGCCACCGCTGCGGGAACGTCCGGAGGACATTCAACCGCTGGCCGAGCACCTGGTCCAGACCCTGGCGACCGAGCTGGGTGTGCCCCCGATAGCCCTCGGTCGCGATGACCTAAGGGCGTTGCACCGCTATCCCTGGCCCGGCAACGTCCGCGAGTTGCGCAATGTCATTGAGCGCGCCCTGTTATTGGGCTGCCCGGCGGCAGACTGCATCAGTGGTGCCGCCATCCCGGTGCCCGACAGTGCCGAGCGCGGGCCGGAATTGCCGGATGCCCCAGCGGGGAACGCCTGGACGCCGCTGGATGAGGTGGAGCGGGTGCATATCCTGCGGGTGCTGGATGCCTGTGACGGTAACAAGTCGGAGGCCGCGCGCCGGTTGGGAGTGGCCCGCAAGACGCTGGACCGCAAACTCGCCCGTTGGCAGGAGGAGGGCCGCCTTTAA